The Magnetococcus marinus MC-1 genome contains the following window.
CGACGCTGGGACAACTCATTTTAAATCTTAGCCATTGGCGCATGATCTTCATACTGCTGTTACTCACCGCTGTGTTGGTCATGGTCTGGTTTGGCCTGCGTCAGCCAGAAACCCTATCGCCCAACCATCGCCACCCGTTCTCGCTATCACGCTTAAAAAGCCTTTTTACAGAGGCCCTAAGCCACCCCATTACACGAACCTATACCGTCGCTAATGGCCTTATTTTTGGTGCTTTTTTGGGCTATTTGGTCTCTGCTCAAACCATTTTTCAGCATCTTTATCACTTGGGCAGCGCGTTCCCTTTTTATTTTGGTCTTATGGCGCTTTCGGTGGGGTTTGCCAGCATCAGTAATGCCAAATTGGTCATGCGCTTTGGTATGCGTCTGCTTACCATAGTCGCCCTCATTGGCACTGTTGTGACCGCTACGGTCTGTTTACTGGTGATCTCTTGGAGCGCCAACCCACTCTCCTTGACGGGCTTTATTCTCTGGGGTTTTCTCTCATTCTTCTGTATCGGCATTCTCATGGGTAATGTGACAGCGCTGGCGTTGGAACCGATGGGTCATCTGGCGGGCGTGGCCTCTAGCGTGGTGGGGGGGCTCTCATCCCTCATGGCGGTCTCTTTGGGCACGGCCATTGGTCAGGCTTTTAATGGGAGCGTCGTTCCACTCATCAGCAGTTTTGCGGTGCTTAATTCGGTGGCCTTGATAACCGTTCTATGGTGTCAGGCACGCACCGCTGAATCCTGATAAACATGAACCATGCAACGCCATCCGAACCCCCTGCCCACCCCAGATGATCCCCTGCTCAATCAGAGCAACAGATCCCCGATTTTTAGCCCTAACCCCTGCCCGTGGCTTCGCAACCAGTGGCGGTGCTCCCCATAGAGAGGGTCCATCTCGGCCACCAGTTGCCAAAAGCGTGGCCCGTGATTACGGTGACGCAAATGGGCTAATTCATGCACGAGCACATACTCTGCCACCGCAGGTGGCGCATGGACCAAATGGCGATTAAAATTTAAGGTGCCCCGCACCCCGCAACTCCCCCAACGACTACGCATGAGTCGTACACGCATGCCAGTGGGGTGCAAAGCATAAGGTTGGCTATAGCGTGGCAACCACCCGTGCAAGGCATCCAACAAGGTCTGGGACAAATAACGCTTTAGCGCGGTTTGTAGCGCCTGCTGCGCCACCGCGTCGCTCCATGCGGCGGGGACCCACGCGTGTAACTGCTGTTGGTGCCGCGCTAAGATCACCCGCGCCTCGGTAGCCGGCTGCCAGACCAACGAAACCGGCTCGGCCCACAGCATCACCGTCATACCATCGGTTAACCCGGACAACCGAGGCGGTGCTTGGTGTTGGTTACGGCTCCAGTGTTGGCCGATCCACGCCTCTTTGCGTTGAACAAAGGCCTGGGCCTCTTGCAAGCTTACACCGGGGGGCATGCTCACCCGCACCGCCTGCTGCCCAATGGTAATGCGCAGATGCCGAGCCCGCGATGAGCGGCGATAGTGAACGGGCACCTGCCACTGCTGCCATACCAACTGCTGCTGATGCTCCATCCCTGTTTCCCTCACCTCTTCCCCGCTCGCTGTACGATTTACCGACCTTACCATAGTAGAGTGGTTAACAAACAACCCTCACCACACAAAAAAAAATGGCCGGATGTGCGCACATCCGGCCATGAACAAGATATGTCCGCATTGCAACGGACCACGCGCCTGTGGAAGGGAGTACACCACACACCACGTGTAAGACGCATCCAGCGTCAGGGAGGCATTCCCCCCACAGCCACACCCAAATCTAGGTGCGGCTTCCATTGCGGTGGCAGCCGCAATGGTTGCAGAGGGTTAACCCCCGGCCTAGCGTCATCAGTAGATATCCCGTTGCAACTCTTGTAGGGCATCACCGATAACACGATCAAAAAAATCCATTAAGTCCGAAAGATCTCGTGCAGAGACATCCGCCAAATCGCTATGGGGAGAGATTAAGGCACCCACCACCCGATAGCAGCGAGAGGCCCAGTTCAGCCGATCCAGGGCGGCCCCTTCAATATGCTTACGGGCCAACGACTCTAGGTCAGCCACGCCAACGCTGGCTCCGCTGAACACCACGCCTTCGGTCTCCGCGCTTGTCCTATAATCCGACGGGTCACAATCATTGGCCACCGCCCCCCGCTGAGTCGACGCTGGCAGGGCCGCGCTGGGGGGGTCTGGCCACCTTTGCTTGCCCCCCGGCACGGCCACATGAGGCTCTACACCGCAAAAATCACTCATGATGGCCGCCCCCAGGCGTGCTGCATGCCCCGGGTTGGGGCGGCGTACCATGGCTGACCATCGACACTGCGGATCAGCGCGGGGTCGTAGGGACGCGGGGTCGGTTCTTCACCCTCCAACATCACCAGCACAAAATCACCCCATAGGGCCACCGCTTGGCCTTGTCGCTGCTGGTTTCCTTTGAGACACACCATAACCGTCTCCAGCTGTTTTTGAGTTTGCATGATCTATCCTCTCAAATCAAGCAGCAATCTGCGTTGTGTTAGTTTTTCCTGCGTTGATGTCTACAGTAATAGCTGTTTTCTGCTATGTTGACAAGCATTTTTTCACCGTTTATCGGGCTCAATTTTTGTCATACAACGCGGTTTTTGCTTGACTAAGATTTGATATAATGGCAGTTATTAGCGATATAGCAGCTTACTGCTATGTTGTACCGCGATCTTAAAAGGAGCGTCCTTATGCATGCCGCATTATCCCAACGCATTCGGCAGTGTGCCCAAAAGGTTGGCAGTGGCGATACGCTGGCCCGCCTGAGTGGTATTCCCCGGCGCACCATCGAAACCTATTTGACCGGCCAGTCTGAACCAAAAGCATCCCGCTTGGTGGCGATTGCACAAGCGGCTGATGTGGATGTTGGTTGGCTGGCTTGCGGGCAAGCCAGCCAGATGGAATCAAGCCTGCCTGACGATGAATATACGCTGGTGCCCCGTTATGCGGTGGAGGCCAGCGCAGGGCATGGTGGCGCCATTGATGAAGAGCCCATTGTGGAAAAATTGGCCTTCAAATCCGACTGGATCATTGGTGAAATGGGGCTCGATAGTGAGCGTTTAGCGCTGATAAACGTCCATGGCGATAGCATGGAACCCACCTTGCGCGGTGGTGACATGCTGCTGTTGGATCTGCGCCGGGTGGAGGTGCGCGATGATGCCATTTATGTCTTGCGGTTGGAAAATCATCTTATTGTCAAACGCGCCCAACGTATGCTGGACGGCACCATTTTAATTCGCAGTGACAATCCAATTTATAAAGAGCAGAGCGCCTCGCCCGAGCAAGCCCGTCAACTGTGCGTTATAGGACGAGTGGTGTGGGTAGGGCGTCGCATCTAATCCCATCCGACGCATAAGCTAACACGCCCCGGTGTCATGCTAGCGGCCTAAAGAGGCCCTCCAGCTCGGCAGCCGTCCCGCTGCCTGCCCCCACCAACAACGACTTACTCTATTGATTATTATAGGATTTTCCAATCTAACACCCAACCATACTAAAAATCTCTTTATATAACTCACACGCTAAACCTCAATTCCCACCAAATACACCAGCTATAAATTGACAATTCAGCCATGCCTGGGGTATCCATAATAATAGCGGTAAAGGTCGATCTTGTTGTCTGGGTCCGTTAAATCCTCTCTATCAGCAGGGTTTGGCGGCAACGTTGCTGTCCCAAATACGAGCTCTGTCCCTCGCTGGGGGAGGTGCTCCCCACTTCGTAGCCAACGCCTTGGGCTATCCAGTCTGGGAAAAATCGGGGAGAGCCATGCCCTTTAGCGTGGCAGTGCATTTATCATGGCCAAGCGGCCCCGTTAGATGAGGCTTTAGGTCGGGTGTTTTGCATGAGCATGCGGAGGGTGTCGCTGTTTTGACAGAGGATCTACCTTCGTTCTTTATGAAGCCTTAGAGAGGTAAATCATGGCACCTCATCCCCAGCGGAAACGGCTTTGCAATCCTCTCTTCAGAGCCGTACTGGGCATGGTTTTGCTGCTCGGTTTTGCCCGCTCAAGCTGGGCCAACACAGAATTCCCCCCTCGCTACCAAGTCATTCTTATGCCCACCTTGGCAGCGCCTACCATTGATTCGCAGACAAGCGCTTTTATTCAGCAACTGCATCACCTAGGGTTTCAGAGTGGGGTCAACCTCGATCTACATATTTTGCGACCCAATGGTGACCGCCAACAGGCACGGGCGCTTTTAACCGAGGCTTTGGCCCAGCGGCGTCCAGATCTGGTGGTCACCAGCGCCACCATCGCCAGCCAAGAGGCTCTGGCACTGCTTAAAGGACAAAACATCCCCCTGCTGTTTATGACCGTTGCCGACCCAGTGGAGGCCGGGCTGGTTGCCTCTTTGGATAAACCCAACACCACCCCAGTGACCGGCTTCTCTAATAGTGCCGACCGGGCGGTGCTCCTTAGCATCATCAAGCAATTGCTCAATTGGCCCGCCATGCAGCGGCCCATCCGCATTGGTCTCATCCATAGCGACTATCCCGCAGCCATGGGAGACGCCAAACAGTTAGAACAGTTGATGCACACCCAGCCCCTCATCACCCTGGTGCAACGGGTTATCCCCTACCAAGAGGAGCAAGAACAGCTGCCCAACATGTTGAGCGCACTACAGCAAGCCATTGTAGCCCTTGAAAGTGAAGTGGATTATTGGTGGTCTCCACACGATCCTATCGCCGATGGTGCTGACTACATGACGCTATTTAATAACCACTCCAAGCACCCCGTGCTGTTTGGTTTAACCCTGCGTAGTGTGCAACAGGGCGCCCTGCTCCACCTCTCCCCAGATAGCGTGGCTACAGGGAAAGAGGCGGCCCAGCGGGCTGTGGCTATTTTGCTGGGCACCCCTGCGGAAAAACTACCCATTACTTCCCCAAAAATGATGGCGTTCGGCCTTAATTTGGCGACCGCCATCAAAATGGATCTGGTGGTCCCCTCGCAAATTATGGAGTTGGCTAAAGGCAACCTCTACCAAACGGTGTCGCCATGAAGCTGAGCCATAAGTTTATTTTGACGCTGTTGCCGCCTATTTTGCTCGCGCTCTTTGGTTTGGGTTGGTGGCACCATCACACCACCATGGCTGAAGTAACCAAGGCCAACGAACGCTATCTGCAAACGCTGCTGGATGGCTTTATGGAAAACGCTCTACAGCGGCGCTTTGTCATTTTGCAAGAAAATAATCTCAATGATATCGCCTCCTTTGTGCAAACATACCGCCGGGAGATCTATGCCGACGCGGAACGCATTGCCCAAAAGCACGAAGTCCAGCTGATCATCTACGATACCCGTGGCAATGTTCAATACGCCACCAGCAAGCCCATCACCAAACAACCCCCTATTGAGCTCAAGCAGCTTCTGCTTCCCGACAGCACGGGCCGCTTGACCGCGCTGCCGCCCTCTGGGGATGAAGCCACGGGGGCCCTCTATCTGCAACAGGGGTTTTCCCCTTGGCGTTGGCAGATTTTGCTGCTTGCCAGCGATGCCCAACTTACCGCAGCGGTACGCAACATACGCCACACCACCCTGTTGGTGGCAGCACTGCTCACAGCGGCCTTTATCTTGCTGGTCTATGGTTTGCTGCGGCACTTGGTGCTGCAACCGGTTGCCCTGTTGCGACAAGCTTCTAAGTGCATTGCCCACCACGAACCACTGCCTAAGTTACCCTTGACCGAAGGGGATGAGATCAGCCATTTGGCCATTGCCATTGCGGCTATGTCTCGCTCCATTGGCGAATATCATCGCCATCTACAGACCCAGCGGAACCGGTTTGAAACGTTACTGGCTGCCAACCCCGATTTGATTAGCCTGAAAAACCGGGTCGGTATCTATCAAGTGGTCAACCCTGCCTTTTGCCATTTTTTGGGGCTTCCTAAAGAGGCGATCCTCGGCCAAGATGATGCCCGCCTGTTTACCCCCCACCAAGCCGCACGCATACGGCAAGCCGACCAATGGGTCTTATCCAGTGGCGCACCCTCGGCACAGGAAGAGGAGGCCGTAGGCCCTGACAACCTCCCGCTTTGGCTGCACGTTATCCGCACCCCAATCACCCAGGCTACGGGGGAGGTTTCGGGCATTTTAACCACGGTGCGCAACATCTCGGCGCGACGCATGGCCGAGGAGGCCCTGCGCACCGCCCATGAGGGGTTGGAGCAAGAGGTTGCCCAGCGTACCCAGGCACTCCGTGAGAGTGAAACCCGCCTGCGTATTGTGACCGAAAACCTGCCTGCTGTGGTGTGGATGAGTGATCCCTTACTGACCAGCATGCACTTTGTTAGCCCGGCCTATGAACAGATCTGGGGGAAATCACGGGAGAGCCTGTTGCAAGATCCACAATCCCTATGGACCAGCATCCACCCGAGTGACCGCAGTTTTGTACTCAAGCGCATTCTAAACAGCAACGGTCAACCGTGGGAGGCGGAGTATCGTATTCTGCATCCCGATGGCACCACCCGTTGGATTCGTGAACAGGGTGCCGCCTTTCGCGATACCCATAAGCAGATCCTGTTTTTAATTGGCTGCGCTTTTGATGTGACCCCGCTAAAAGAGACCGAACGGGCGCTCTCCACC
Protein-coding sequences here:
- a CDS encoding XRE family transcriptional regulator, whose translation is MHAALSQRIRQCAQKVGSGDTLARLSGIPRRTIETYLTGQSEPKASRLVAIAQAADVDVGWLACGQASQMESSLPDDEYTLVPRYAVEASAGHGGAIDEEPIVEKLAFKSDWIIGEMGLDSERLALINVHGDSMEPTLRGGDMLLLDLRRVEVRDDAIYVLRLENHLIVKRAQRMLDGTILIRSDNPIYKEQSASPEQARQLCVIGRVVWVGRRI
- a CDS encoding M48 family metallopeptidase; protein product: MEHQQQLVWQQWQVPVHYRRSSRARHLRITIGQQAVRVSMPPGVSLQEAQAFVQRKEAWIGQHWSRNQHQAPPRLSGLTDGMTVMLWAEPVSLVWQPATEARVILARHQQQLHAWVPAAWSDAVAQQALQTALKRYLSQTLLDALHGWLPRYSQPYALHPTGMRVRLMRSRWGSCGVRGTLNFNRHLVHAPPAVAEYVLVHELAHLRHRNHGPRFWQLVAEMDPLYGEHRHWLRSHGQGLGLKIGDLLL
- a CDS encoding multidrug effflux MFS transporter yields the protein MSITTQPPHALPLREFVPLLALLIALVALSIDAMMPALDQIGTALQSSGPKENQLIISVMFAGFTCGQVIFSPISDTTGRKPMIILGLAIFMLGTLICIFAETSTTLLLGRFLEGLGISSPRTVSMALVRDLYAGRHMARIMSMVMALFILVPVIAPTLGQLILNLSHWRMIFILLLLTAVLVMVWFGLRQPETLSPNHRHPFSLSRLKSLFTEALSHPITRTYTVANGLIFGAFLGYLVSAQTIFQHLYHLGSAFPFYFGLMALSVGFASISNAKLVMRFGMRLLTIVALIGTVVTATVCLLVISWSANPLSLTGFILWGFLSFFCIGILMGNVTALALEPMGHLAGVASSVVGGLSSLMAVSLGTAIGQAFNGSVVPLISSFAVLNSVALITVLWCQARTAES
- a CDS encoding ABC transporter substrate-binding protein is translated as MAPHPQRKRLCNPLFRAVLGMVLLLGFARSSWANTEFPPRYQVILMPTLAAPTIDSQTSAFIQQLHHLGFQSGVNLDLHILRPNGDRQQARALLTEALAQRRPDLVVTSATIASQEALALLKGQNIPLLFMTVADPVEAGLVASLDKPNTTPVTGFSNSADRAVLLSIIKQLLNWPAMQRPIRIGLIHSDYPAAMGDAKQLEQLMHTQPLITLVQRVIPYQEEQEQLPNMLSALQQAIVALESEVDYWWSPHDPIADGADYMTLFNNHSKHPVLFGLTLRSVQQGALLHLSPDSVATGKEAAQRAVAILLGTPAEKLPITSPKMMAFGLNLATAIKMDLVVPSQIMELAKGNLYQTVSP